One segment of Pontibacter akesuensis DNA contains the following:
- a CDS encoding peptidylprolyl isomerase produces MKLSSTWLLALGTLASCQYLPLNKTATPAEPSFNKFGDATLQHIYTLQDRRNTTELLPYLGSSNTAHREQAALAFASVQDTLAIPSLQTLLGDSAVAVREASAYALGQVGHAKAEDALIRHIQQEQNQEVQAELLEALGKVATAKGVDFLAKYKAPNLTALGGQAWGLYRAGSRQQHTPLGVEKAVALLAATNPYEARLGASQFLARTPKLDLTKYREPLLNAATNDQTPEVRMAATQALAKVRAVDKAQFLSKLAQSDPDYRVRLNAIRAMSGLGFKEIQPAILAALQDQNINTAVATSEFLLGNSAGAPTEPLLQVLPNLQDARVRSNVMWVILKNSQPHSRSFLNQRYKQQYENARTPYHKAHLLKGLSGDVENYRYIADEMFAAEQPVIATTAMDALILMRQQPDFPKRLESDFATIFKRAVGTGDVALVGMAAAAIRDPKFNLRSQYPDFSFLTQAQQKLQLPRDMETNIELQKAIDYLNGKSETETPQNPFTHPIDWALVRTIPVDQQVLLRTEKGNVKLQLFVEDAPGTVANFVELTRQDFFDNLYFHRVVPNFVAQGGDKRGDGWGSSDYSIRSEFAPLNYREGYLGMASAGKDTESNQWFITHSPTPHLDGRYTIFAKVIEGMDVVHRLEVGDKIVDVELLQQLPVASGAAR; encoded by the coding sequence ATGAAACTCTCTTCAACCTGGCTGCTGGCGCTTGGCACGCTGGCTTCCTGCCAATATTTGCCCCTCAACAAAACTGCCACGCCTGCTGAGCCGTCCTTCAATAAGTTCGGTGATGCTACCCTGCAGCACATTTATACCTTGCAGGACAGGCGCAATACCACTGAGCTGCTGCCCTACCTGGGCAGCTCTAACACAGCGCACCGGGAGCAGGCGGCGCTGGCATTTGCCTCTGTGCAGGACACGCTGGCCATTCCGTCGCTGCAAACACTGCTGGGCGACTCTGCCGTAGCCGTGCGCGAGGCCAGCGCCTATGCCCTGGGGCAGGTAGGCCATGCTAAAGCCGAAGATGCCCTGATCCGTCACATCCAGCAGGAGCAGAACCAGGAAGTGCAGGCAGAGTTGCTGGAGGCACTCGGGAAAGTGGCCACGGCCAAGGGTGTTGATTTCCTGGCCAAGTATAAGGCGCCTAACCTGACGGCGCTTGGCGGGCAGGCCTGGGGCTTGTACCGTGCCGGTAGCCGCCAGCAACACACGCCGCTAGGCGTGGAGAAGGCAGTTGCCCTGTTAGCTGCCACCAACCCCTACGAGGCCCGCCTGGGCGCCAGCCAGTTTCTGGCGCGCACCCCAAAGCTGGATTTAACGAAGTACCGGGAGCCACTCCTAAACGCGGCCACCAACGACCAGACGCCTGAGGTACGCATGGCCGCCACCCAGGCCTTGGCCAAGGTAAGAGCCGTGGACAAAGCACAGTTCCTATCGAAACTGGCGCAAAGCGACCCGGATTACCGGGTGCGCCTGAACGCCATCCGGGCCATGAGCGGGCTGGGCTTCAAGGAGATTCAGCCGGCCATACTTGCCGCTTTGCAGGACCAGAACATCAATACCGCCGTAGCCACCTCGGAGTTTTTGCTGGGCAACAGCGCCGGCGCGCCCACAGAGCCGCTGCTACAGGTGCTGCCCAACCTGCAGGACGCCCGCGTGCGCAGCAACGTGATGTGGGTAATTCTGAAAAACAGCCAGCCGCACAGCCGCAGTTTTTTGAACCAGCGCTACAAGCAGCAGTATGAGAATGCCCGCACGCCTTACCACAAGGCACACCTGCTAAAAGGCCTTTCCGGCGACGTGGAGAACTACCGTTACATTGCCGATGAAATGTTTGCAGCGGAGCAGCCCGTAATCGCCACCACGGCCATGGATGCCCTCATCCTCATGCGCCAGCAACCTGATTTCCCGAAACGGCTGGAAAGCGACTTTGCAACTATCTTTAAGCGTGCGGTGGGCACAGGCGATGTGGCCTTGGTAGGCATGGCTGCCGCCGCCATCCGCGACCCGAAGTTCAACCTGCGCAGCCAGTACCCCGACTTCAGCTTCCTGACGCAGGCACAGCAGAAGCTGCAGCTACCCCGCGACATGGAAACCAACATTGAGCTCCAAAAGGCCATTGACTACCTGAACGGCAAATCAGAGACCGAGACACCGCAGAATCCCTTTACCCACCCCATCGACTGGGCGCTGGTGCGTACCATTCCCGTAGACCAGCAGGTGCTGCTGCGCACTGAGAAGGGAAACGTGAAACTGCAACTCTTTGTGGAGGACGCCCCTGGTACGGTGGCCAACTTTGTAGAACTTACCCGCCAGGACTTCTTCGATAACCTGTACTTCCACCGCGTGGTGCCTAACTTCGTTGCCCAGGGCGGCGACAAGCGCGGTGACGGCTGGGGCAGCTCCGACTACTCCATCCGCTCTGAATTTGCGCCCCTGAATTACCGGGAAGGTTATTTGGGCATGGCCTCCGCCGGGAAAGACACTGAGAGCAACCAGTGGTTTATCACCCACTCCCCTACACCGCACCTCGATGGCCGCTACACTATTTTCGCCAAAGTGATAGAAGGCATGGATGTGGTGCACCGCCTGGAGGTAGGCGACAAAATTGTGGATGTGGAGTTGTTGCAGCAACTGCCAGTGGCATCCGGCGCGGCGCGGTAG
- a CDS encoding MFS transporter codes for MAAQTARVYGLQFWLLCLSSFLFFSSFNMIIPELPDYLTSLGGAEYKGLIIALFTITAGLSRPFSGKLADTIGRVPVMIVGGVVCIAAGFMYPLVGSVGAFLLLRFLHGFSTGFTPTGKSAYVADVVPVARRGEAMGLLGLSGSLGMAAGPALGGFIANQFTVDVMFYTSSAAAFLSVAVIWHMHETVKNPEPFRLGLLRISRREVLEPRVLAPSLVMLLSTFSFGTILTIIPDFSEFLGIQNKGLFFTSFTLSSLAIRFLAGKASDKYGRVVVLRVSTGLLTLAMVTIGMVSSATELLLAGVLFGVATGMNSPTVYAWTIDLSHDAHRGRAMATMYIALEIGIGLGALGSGWLYGNQSSNFTLVFWSAAVFSLLAFLYLMLMVKRRHSMEYV; via the coding sequence ATGGCAGCACAGACAGCGCGCGTGTACGGATTACAGTTTTGGTTACTCTGCCTGAGTTCCTTTCTTTTCTTCTCCAGCTTCAACATGATCATCCCTGAGCTGCCGGACTACCTGACCAGCCTGGGAGGAGCCGAGTACAAGGGCCTGATCATCGCACTATTTACCATTACGGCTGGGCTCTCCAGGCCATTCAGTGGCAAATTGGCCGATACCATCGGACGTGTGCCGGTGATGATCGTTGGGGGCGTGGTGTGCATTGCGGCGGGTTTTATGTATCCGTTGGTGGGGTCGGTTGGGGCTTTTCTGCTGCTGCGCTTTCTGCACGGGTTCTCCACTGGGTTCACACCCACGGGCAAGTCTGCTTACGTGGCCGATGTGGTGCCGGTGGCGCGGCGCGGCGAGGCCATGGGGCTCCTGGGCCTGTCGGGCAGTTTGGGAATGGCGGCCGGGCCAGCCCTGGGCGGTTTTATCGCGAATCAGTTTACCGTGGATGTGATGTTCTACACCTCGTCGGCGGCGGCTTTTCTGTCGGTGGCGGTGATCTGGCACATGCACGAAACGGTGAAGAACCCGGAACCCTTCCGGCTGGGCCTGCTGCGCATCTCGCGCCGCGAAGTGCTGGAGCCACGCGTGCTGGCACCCTCGCTGGTCATGCTGCTCAGTACTTTCTCCTTCGGCACCATCCTGACTATTATTCCTGATTTCAGCGAGTTCCTAGGCATTCAGAACAAAGGACTGTTCTTTACCTCATTCACCCTTTCGTCGCTGGCCATCCGTTTTCTGGCTGGCAAAGCCTCGGATAAGTATGGGCGCGTGGTGGTGCTGCGTGTAAGCACCGGCCTGCTCACCCTGGCCATGGTAACGATCGGAATGGTTTCTTCGGCCACGGAACTGCTGCTGGCCGGGGTGCTGTTTGGAGTGGCGACAGGCATGAACTCGCCCACCGTCTACGCCTGGACCATCGACCTGAGCCACGACGCCCACCGGGGCAGGGCCATGGCCACCATGTACATTGCGCTGGAAATCGGCATCGGCCTGGGTGCGCTAGGCTCAGGCTGGCTTTACGGCAACCAAAGCAGCAATTTTACGCTTGTTTTCTGGTCGGCAGCTGTGTTTTCGCTACTGGCGTTCCTGTACCTGATGCTGATGGTAAAGCGCCGGCATTCTATGGAATACGTCTAG
- the cysK gene encoding cysteine synthase A, giving the protein MKANTVLEIIGNTPHVRINNLFDKDVEVWMKLERSNPGGSIKDRIALAMIEDAERKGNLKEGSIIIEPTSGNTGVGLAMVGAVKGYQVVLVMPESMSIERRRLIAAYGARLELTPRELGMKGAIARAREMVEENADAWMPMQFDNEANTQIHVDTTAQEILKDFPDGFDYLITGVGTGGHITGVAQVLKKQFPNLKVFAVEPAASAVLSGGAPGPHPIQGVGAGFIPSIMDTTLLDGVIQVEADEAFDYTRRAAREEGLFIGVSSGSSLVAVAKKIEEEIPAGAKVLTFCYDTGERYLSVEGLFV; this is encoded by the coding sequence ATGAAAGCCAACACTGTATTAGAGATCATCGGAAACACGCCGCATGTGCGCATCAACAACCTGTTTGACAAAGATGTGGAAGTATGGATGAAGCTGGAGCGCAGCAATCCCGGCGGCAGCATTAAAGACCGCATCGCCCTGGCCATGATTGAGGACGCAGAGCGAAAAGGCAACCTGAAAGAGGGAAGCATCATCATCGAACCCACTTCAGGCAACACAGGCGTAGGGCTGGCCATGGTGGGTGCCGTGAAAGGCTACCAGGTGGTGTTGGTGATGCCGGAGTCCATGTCTATCGAGCGCCGCCGCCTGATAGCCGCCTACGGGGCCCGATTGGAACTGACGCCGCGCGAGTTGGGCATGAAAGGAGCTATTGCACGTGCCCGGGAGATGGTGGAGGAAAATGCCGATGCCTGGATGCCGATGCAGTTCGATAACGAAGCCAACACACAAATTCACGTTGACACTACTGCCCAGGAGATTTTGAAAGATTTCCCGGATGGATTTGATTACCTGATCACAGGTGTGGGTACCGGCGGACATATTACAGGTGTGGCGCAGGTGTTGAAAAAGCAATTTCCGAACCTGAAGGTGTTTGCCGTAGAGCCGGCTGCATCGGCAGTGCTGAGCGGCGGAGCACCAGGCCCGCACCCGATCCAGGGCGTTGGAGCCGGCTTCATCCCAAGTATAATGGATACTACTTTGCTGGATGGCGTGATACAGGTAGAGGCAGACGAAGCCTTTGACTACACACGCCGGGCAGCCCGCGAAGAAGGCTTGTTCATCGGCGTTTCGTCTGGCTCGTCGCTGGTGGCTGTTGCCAAAAAGATAGAGGAGGAGATTCCCGCAGGCGCCAAGGTACTCACGTTCTGCTACGATACCGGTGAACGTTACCTGTCTGTTGAAGGTCTGTTCGTATAA
- the epsC gene encoding serine O-acetyltransferase EpsC translates to MNSQFINALFERHQQARHHVPASAMCHLVEGVLQLLFPPLADERFETVQELEDFAERLREDLRRILVSMAQELPLPPAEVAEHMMEQLPHIHNLLLLDAEAIAAGDPAAQSTGEVIRTYPGFKAIAVYRLAHALYQLRVPLFPRVLTEYAHASTGIDIHPGAQIGTHFCIDHGTGIVIGETAILGNQVKLYQGVTLGALSVDKAMANIKRHPTLESKVIVYAGATILGGNTVVGANSIVGGNVWLTESVPPHSRVYHRPQIDVRRSPDPQNAINFSI, encoded by the coding sequence ATGAACAGCCAATTTATAAATGCACTTTTTGAGCGCCACCAGCAGGCGCGCCACCACGTGCCCGCCTCGGCCATGTGCCACCTGGTGGAGGGCGTGCTGCAGTTGCTTTTCCCGCCCCTGGCCGATGAGCGTTTTGAGACAGTGCAGGAACTGGAGGATTTCGCTGAGCGGCTGCGCGAAGACTTGCGGCGCATTCTGGTAAGTATGGCGCAGGAACTGCCATTGCCTCCCGCAGAAGTGGCCGAACACATGATGGAGCAGCTGCCGCACATCCACAACCTGCTGCTGCTCGATGCCGAAGCTATCGCCGCCGGCGACCCGGCCGCACAAAGCACCGGTGAGGTGATCCGCACCTATCCTGGCTTTAAGGCCATTGCTGTTTACCGCCTGGCGCACGCCCTGTACCAGCTTCGGGTGCCGCTGTTTCCGCGCGTGCTCACAGAGTACGCTCACGCCAGCACAGGCATCGATATACATCCCGGTGCGCAGATTGGGACGCACTTTTGCATCGACCACGGCACCGGCATCGTGATAGGGGAGACGGCCATACTTGGAAACCAGGTGAAACTGTATCAGGGCGTCACGCTGGGGGCGCTGAGCGTAGACAAGGCGATGGCTAACATTAAACGCCACCCTACACTGGAGAGCAAGGTGATTGTTTATGCCGGAGCCACCATACTGGGCGGGAACACGGTGGTGGGAGCCAACAGCATTGTGGGCGGTAACGTATGGTTAACCGAGAGTGTACCGCCCCATTCACGCGTCTACCACCGCCCGCAGATAGACGTCAGACGATCCCCGGATCCCCAGAACGCTATAAATTTTTCCATCTGA
- a CDS encoding C40 family peptidase: MKTHFATAALFIFFLVLMASCQTSKPTFSKRGEDYKSAREIAAEKRAARKGGTGSGKIASRSKDRTSRTRMNRNLDKDVATVISAARSYTGVPYRWGGTTRVGMDCSGLLCTSFQSIDVILPRTSEEQSEYGKPVKPKDLKEGDLVFFGSSKRDITHVGMVTEVISRDEVRFIHASSSLGVIENNLYAPHYQKIFVKAVRPPVF, translated from the coding sequence TTGAAAACCCATTTTGCTACTGCCGCCCTTTTTATCTTTTTTCTGGTCCTGATGGCCTCCTGCCAGACATCGAAGCCTACGTTTAGCAAGCGGGGCGAAGACTATAAATCAGCCCGTGAGATAGCCGCCGAGAAGCGCGCTGCGCGCAAGGGGGGCACAGGCAGTGGGAAAATTGCCTCCAGGTCTAAAGATCGCACCAGCCGCACCCGCATGAACCGGAACCTTGACAAGGATGTAGCCACTGTTATCAGTGCGGCAAGGTCGTATACCGGCGTACCTTACAGATGGGGCGGCACCACGCGGGTGGGTATGGATTGTTCCGGTCTGCTCTGCACCTCCTTCCAAAGTATAGATGTTATACTTCCGCGTACTTCAGAGGAGCAGAGCGAGTATGGAAAACCTGTTAAGCCAAAGGACCTGAAGGAAGGCGACCTGGTTTTCTTCGGCTCCAGCAAGCGCGACATTACGCACGTAGGCATGGTAACAGAAGTGATAAGCCGGGATGAAGTACGGTTTATACACGCCTCCTCCTCCCTGGGTGTGATCGAGAACAACCTGTACGCTCCGCATTACCAGAAAATCTTTGTCAAGGCCGTCAGGCCTCCGGTGTTCTAA
- a CDS encoding VOC family protein, translating into MMHTWPDSLPVAQVRIARPTDKLQEIERFYCAGVGLQKLGSFTGHEGYDGLMLGLPGFPYHLEFTQHENGSPCPAPSKDNLLVLYIPDEASKKKVVERLGQLGYPEVAPENPYWKAKSAVTVEDPDGWRLVLMPTAGIS; encoded by the coding sequence ATGATGCACACATGGCCTGACTCGCTGCCCGTGGCACAGGTGCGGATTGCACGCCCTACAGACAAATTGCAGGAAATCGAGCGTTTTTACTGCGCGGGTGTTGGGCTGCAAAAGCTGGGCAGCTTTACCGGGCACGAGGGGTATGATGGCCTGATGCTTGGCTTGCCTGGGTTCCCGTACCACCTGGAGTTCACGCAACACGAGAATGGTAGCCCCTGCCCTGCTCCCTCCAAAGACAACCTGTTGGTGCTCTACATTCCGGATGAAGCAAGTAAAAAAAAGGTAGTGGAGCGGCTCGGGCAACTGGGCTATCCGGAGGTGGCGCCTGAAAACCCCTACTGGAAAGCTAAGAGCGCCGTAACAGTAGAAGACCCGGATGGCTGGCGGCTGGTGCTCATGCCTACCGCCGGAATAAGTTAA
- a CDS encoding TonB-dependent receptor — translation MVLTVQYSWAQGNTTAALIGTVKDQSGTALPGATVIAVHTPTSTQYVAGTDSDGRYNIQNMRVGGPYTVRTSYIGYQEQVVEGVMLSLGQTARVDITLSEDTRQLSEVEVVGEKNDVFNQDRTGAATNVSREQIENLPTLSRSLQDFTRLTPQASGNSIAGSSNRYNNITIDGAVNNDVFGLASSGTPGGGAGTQPISLDAIEQIQVVVAPYDVKLGNFTGGGINAVTRSGSNDFTGSVYAFGRNEKTIGKAVEGERVRADEFSNYQYGVRVGGPILRDKVFFFFNYDATRITEPLRFAPGSAESQIPLGAAQQLAAYVQETYGYNVGSFGAFDRETNSDKFFARLDFNISDQHQLTVRHNFVDAFQDEFSRSRSFLRFGNNAYQFTSSTNSSVVELNSRFSNEISNNLILGYSRIRDQRAIAGDLFPQVTINDPIGTFEFGAQRSSTANELDQDIFEITDNFTYILGRHNFTVGTHNEFFKFRNLFINNANGRWDFNSLEDFYAERASRVQATYSLTDDARPAAEFNAMQLGFYIQDEFTASEKLKLTLGLRADLPVFPDAPPRNQKFENDFATVAPGLRTDRTPGGNILWAPRFGFNYTPTEDRSFQVRGGTGIFTGRVPFVWLSNQFTNTGTIFGTVFQNNPKEFITDIDEQRNAGASNTTVEVNVVSEDFKLPQVWRSNLAFDYTLPGEVVLTVEGIYSKTLNDVVYRNLNLTAPVGTLPGVDNRNVYASSSSERRVNNDYTNVILLDNTNKGYRYSLTGQLRKDFINGLQTSIAYTYGESKDVNSGTSSTALSNWEFNQIVNDPNNPELGYSRYDLRHRIVGTTGYTFKYGDNFSTGISLFYQGQSGLPFTYLYSQDLNNDANRGNDLLYIPRDRSEINLVPFKSGDVTISPDDQWTALDAFIANDDYLSANRGSYAERHGARMPWTHQFDLRLLQDFYINAGEKKHTLQITFDVFNVGNLINKDWGHQYFVGNSANEILRYAGRDKVTNEPTFTFNPNSRAYNLSQFDSRWQGQLGVRYIFN, via the coding sequence ATGGTACTGACTGTGCAGTACAGCTGGGCACAGGGTAACACGACCGCTGCCTTGATCGGAACGGTTAAGGACCAGAGCGGCACAGCTTTACCAGGTGCAACTGTTATTGCAGTGCACACCCCTACAAGCACACAATATGTGGCTGGCACTGACTCGGATGGCCGTTACAACATCCAGAACATGCGTGTAGGTGGGCCTTACACTGTTAGAACTTCTTACATCGGCTACCAGGAGCAGGTAGTTGAGGGTGTGATGCTGAGCCTGGGCCAAACAGCCCGTGTTGACATCACGTTGTCAGAAGACACCCGTCAGCTAAGCGAGGTAGAGGTTGTTGGAGAGAAAAACGACGTTTTCAACCAGGATCGCACCGGTGCCGCTACAAACGTATCGCGCGAGCAGATTGAGAACCTGCCTACCCTGAGCAGAAGCCTTCAGGATTTCACGCGTTTAACGCCACAGGCTTCCGGCAACTCTATCGCCGGATCTAGCAACCGCTACAACAACATCACCATTGACGGTGCCGTGAACAACGACGTTTTCGGTCTTGCGAGCAGCGGCACTCCAGGTGGAGGAGCAGGCACGCAGCCTATTTCCCTTGATGCCATTGAGCAGATTCAGGTAGTGGTAGCCCCTTACGATGTAAAGCTGGGTAACTTCACTGGCGGCGGTATCAACGCCGTAACACGTTCCGGATCAAACGACTTCACAGGCTCTGTTTATGCTTTTGGACGTAACGAAAAAACAATCGGTAAGGCAGTAGAAGGCGAGCGCGTAAGAGCGGATGAGTTCAGCAACTACCAGTACGGTGTTCGTGTTGGTGGCCCGATCCTCCGCGACAAGGTGTTCTTCTTCTTTAACTACGATGCCACACGCATTACTGAGCCACTACGCTTTGCACCAGGTTCAGCTGAATCACAGATTCCACTGGGCGCTGCCCAGCAATTGGCTGCTTATGTACAGGAAACCTATGGCTACAACGTAGGTTCTTTCGGTGCTTTTGACCGCGAGACAAACAGCGACAAGTTCTTTGCCCGCCTTGACTTTAACATCAGCGACCAGCACCAGCTTACAGTTCGCCATAATTTCGTTGATGCATTCCAGGATGAATTCTCCAGAAGCCGTAGCTTCCTGCGCTTTGGTAACAACGCGTACCAGTTCACAAGTTCTACCAACAGCTCTGTTGTAGAACTGAACAGCCGCTTCAGCAACGAAATTTCAAATAACCTGATTCTGGGTTATTCCCGCATCAGAGATCAGCGCGCCATTGCAGGAGACCTGTTCCCACAGGTGACTATCAACGACCCGATCGGAACATTTGAATTTGGTGCACAGCGTTCTTCCACTGCGAATGAGCTGGATCAGGACATCTTCGAAATCACTGACAACTTCACGTACATCTTAGGCCGCCACAATTTCACAGTGGGTACGCACAACGAATTCTTCAAGTTCCGCAACCTGTTCATCAACAATGCTAACGGCCGTTGGGATTTCAATAGCCTTGAAGATTTCTATGCAGAAAGAGCTTCACGTGTACAGGCTACTTACTCTCTGACTGACGACGCCAGACCAGCCGCTGAGTTTAACGCCATGCAGCTTGGTTTCTACATTCAGGATGAGTTCACAGCTTCTGAAAAACTTAAACTGACGCTTGGCTTGCGTGCCGACCTTCCGGTTTTCCCGGACGCGCCTCCAAGAAACCAGAAGTTTGAGAATGACTTTGCTACGGTAGCTCCTGGTTTAAGAACCGACCGCACACCAGGTGGAAACATCCTGTGGGCACCTCGCTTTGGTTTCAACTATACGCCAACTGAAGACCGTTCTTTCCAGGTTCGTGGTGGTACTGGTATCTTTACTGGCCGTGTTCCTTTTGTTTGGCTGTCTAACCAGTTCACTAACACAGGTACTATCTTCGGAACAGTATTCCAGAACAACCCGAAAGAGTTTATCACAGATATCGATGAGCAGCGCAACGCTGGTGCCAGCAACACAACGGTAGAGGTTAACGTTGTTTCAGAAGACTTCAAGTTACCGCAGGTATGGAGAAGCAACCTGGCATTTGACTACACACTTCCTGGTGAAGTTGTACTGACAGTGGAAGGTATCTATTCCAAGACTCTGAACGATGTAGTATACAGAAACCTGAACCTGACAGCTCCTGTTGGAACCTTGCCAGGTGTTGACAACCGTAACGTTTATGCCTCTAGCTCATCAGAGCGTCGTGTGAACAACGACTACACTAACGTAATCCTGCTGGACAACACAAATAAAGGATACCGTTACAGCCTTACAGGGCAGTTGCGCAAGGACTTTATCAACGGATTGCAGACATCAATTGCCTATACGTACGGAGAGTCTAAGGACGTAAACTCTGGCACAAGCTCAACTGCTTTGTCTAACTGGGAATTCAACCAGATTGTAAACGACCCGAACAACCCTGAGCTTGGTTACTCCCGTTACGATCTGCGCCACAGAATTGTAGGAACTACAGGTTACACGTTTAAGTATGGCGACAACTTCTCTACTGGTATCTCTTTGTTCTACCAGGGACAGTCTGGCCTTCCGTTCACGTACCTATATTCTCAGGACTTGAACAACGATGCAAACCGTGGAAACGACTTGCTTTACATCCCACGTGACCGTTCAGAGATCAACCTTGTTCCTTTCAAATCTGGTGATGTAACTATCAGCCCTGACGACCAGTGGACAGCACTTGATGCCTTTATCGCGAACGATGACTACCTGAGCGCAAACAGAGGCAGCTATGCCGAGCGCCATGGTGCCCGTATGCCGTGGACACACCAGTTTGACCTTCGTCTGTTGCAGGACTTCTATATCAACGCAGGCGAGAAGAAGCACACACTGCAAATCACGTTCGACGTGTTCAACGTAGGCAACCTGATCAACAAGGATTGGGGTCACCAGTACTTCGTAGGCAACAGCGCCAACGAGATACTTCGTTATGCAGGCAGAGACAAAGTAACAAACGAGCCAACCTTCACCTTCAACCCGAACAGCAGAGCTTACAACCTCTCTCAGTTCGATTCAAGATGGCAGGGACAGCTTGGTGTTCGTTACATCTTCAACTAA
- a CDS encoding FAD-binding oxidoreductase — protein MKFNQITPEAVEAFAAIVGREHVLLPTATDDMLRYTHDETEDLRYVPEVVLKPANAAEISRIMQYCHENIIPVTPRGAGTGLSGGALAIHKGVVLSTERLNKIIEIDERNLQATVEPGVITQVFQEAVIARGLFYPPDPSSRGSCFLGGNLSESSGGPRAVKYGVTKDYVLNVEVVLPSGEITWTGANVLKNATGYNLTQLMIGSEGTLGIITRIVFKLIPFPTQNLVMLVPFRKEEEACEAVSKIFVAGIVPSALEFMEREAIEWADRYLGNNIERPADELAHLLIELDGNDMDLLFKDAERVYEVLEAFDVGEILVADNEKQKAELWLLRRNVPHAVKGNSIYKEEDTVVPRAELPMLLRGVKEIGAKYNFKSVCYGHAGDGNLHVNIVKADMSDEDWNNKLPDGIKEIFELCVRLGGTISGEHGIGLVQRPYIHIALNEVQLRLMRGIKELFDPRGILNPGKIF, from the coding sequence ATGAAATTTAACCAAATCACACCCGAAGCTGTCGAAGCTTTCGCCGCCATCGTTGGCCGGGAGCACGTGCTGCTGCCTACCGCCACCGACGATATGCTGCGCTATACCCACGACGAAACAGAGGACCTTCGCTACGTGCCCGAGGTGGTTCTTAAACCTGCTAACGCGGCTGAGATCAGCCGTATTATGCAGTATTGTCACGAAAATATTATTCCCGTTACTCCGCGTGGGGCAGGAACAGGCCTTAGCGGCGGGGCACTGGCTATTCATAAAGGCGTGGTGCTCTCCACAGAGCGCCTGAATAAAATCATCGAGATCGACGAGCGCAACCTACAGGCGACGGTAGAGCCGGGCGTGATTACGCAGGTGTTTCAGGAGGCAGTGATCGCCCGAGGCCTGTTTTACCCGCCAGACCCATCCAGCCGTGGCAGTTGCTTTCTGGGCGGCAACCTGAGCGAGTCGAGCGGGGGGCCAAGGGCGGTGAAGTATGGCGTCACCAAAGACTACGTGCTGAATGTGGAGGTGGTGCTGCCATCCGGTGAGATTACCTGGACGGGAGCGAACGTGCTCAAGAACGCCACCGGCTATAACCTGACGCAGCTTATGATCGGTAGCGAGGGCACACTGGGCATCATCACCCGGATTGTGTTCAAGCTGATTCCCTTTCCGACCCAGAACCTGGTGATGCTGGTTCCCTTCCGCAAAGAGGAGGAGGCCTGCGAGGCGGTATCGAAGATATTCGTGGCGGGCATTGTTCCCTCTGCGCTGGAGTTCATGGAGCGCGAGGCGATAGAATGGGCCGACCGCTACCTGGGAAACAACATCGAGCGCCCGGCAGATGAGTTGGCGCACCTGCTCATCGAGCTCGACGGGAATGACATGGATCTGCTCTTCAAAGATGCGGAGCGGGTGTATGAGGTGCTGGAGGCCTTTGATGTAGGGGAGATTCTGGTAGCCGACAACGAGAAGCAGAAAGCCGAGCTCTGGCTGTTGCGCCGCAATGTGCCGCATGCGGTTAAGGGCAACTCCATCTATAAGGAGGAAGATACAGTGGTGCCTAGGGCGGAACTACCCATGCTGCTAAGAGGCGTGAAAGAGATTGGGGCGAAGTATAACTTTAAATCTGTCTGTTACGGGCACGCTGGCGACGGTAACCTGCACGTGAACATAGTGAAGGCCGATATGAGTGATGAGGATTGGAATAACAAGCTGCCCGATGGGATAAAAGAGATATTTGAGCTGTGCGTGCGATTGGGCGGCACGATCTCCGGTGAGCACGGCATAGGACTGGTACAGCGGCCATACATACACATTGCCCTGAATGAGGTGCAGTTGCGGCTGATGCGGGGCATCAAAGAACTGTTCGACCCACGGGGCATCCTGAATCCCGGGAAAATATTCTAA